Genomic window (Musa acuminata AAA Group cultivar baxijiao unplaced genomic scaffold, Cavendish_Baxijiao_AAA HiC_scaffold_434, whole genome shotgun sequence):
gtaatagtaaaagtaagtaaaatataaagtataagtaaaagtaatagtAATTAAGAACTGTGCCGTGTAACTTCATTCAAAACTTAAATTACTTATGGACTTatacttaaatattaaataaaatattaaataaaatataagtaatttaagtaattttggaataaaagaattggatttgaaaattccattttaatcatttcctttctaTTTCAATAGGATCTAATCCTTTTTGGAACGAACGGCCTGATACtatttaccttttatttattttaactcatTGGACTCAGTACAGTAATAGGTTGCTTAATTGCCCATAACATAATATttcgaatgaaaagaaaaaggtgtCCCACGATCTATCGAAAAAAATAAAACCTTTactctatttttcatttttatatttttattcttttttttcaggTCCAACTCGATTCAAAGACGAACAACTTCCATTATCCTTTTAGATTCTATATTCTGTCTTTCCATATCATGGAGTTCCATACTTCTAGTTTGGTCAAGAAAGAACCTTTGTTTTGGATCTAATACAATAACGGTTGCATCACGAATATGGATTGTTCCAACTGGGTTCTGTTTCTTTCATGTTCTGTTTCTTTCACTAATATAGTATATACTATTGTATTTTGTATTAcagtatatttattgtattatacgACCAACCAATTACTTGaaataaaaagatttgaacaaaaaAACTTTTAACCAAAAAATGGGTTTATTATAGATTTCGCATACATATAATTGAATTGTGTGAATATTATAATATGCTTCATAAATTATTAGAAACCATCGATTCACGCTTTTCCAAGATCTTTACTTTCTATTATGAATCCAATAATGGAAATCTTATAAGGAATTTGAGTAATTTTCTATTGATCTATTGAATAACATAGAGTTATGCATAGacaaggaacaaaaaaagaagaaaagaattatgTAGCATTTCGGTACCGATCGAGACTGCGTTGCTGTGCCAGAGGAAGGATAGCTATACTGATTCGGTATACTTGAAATAAACCTTTGGTACAAAATTGACGATCTCACAAAGATGCAATATCAGTAGTTTTCCATTTACTGATCCCATCTTTCAAGGAATCGATTCCCTTTTTTGAATGTACAAAAATTTGTGGAGCTCAGAATGTCTGGAAGCACGGGAGAACGTTCTTTTGCTGATATTATTACCAGTATTCGATACTGGGTCATTCATAGCATTACTATACCTTCCCTATTCATTGCGGGTTGGTTATTCGTCAGTACGGGTTTAGCTTACGACGTGTTTGGAAGTCCTCGGCCAAACGAGTATTTCACAGAGAGCCGACAAGGTATTCCATTGATAACCGGCCGTTTTGATTCTTTGGAACAACTTGATGAATTTAGTAAATCCTTTTAGGAGGCCCCCAATGACCATAGATCGAACCTATCCAATTTTTACAGTGCGATGGTTGGCTGTTCACGGACTAGCTGTACCTACCGTTTCTTTTTTGGGGTCAATATCAGCAATGCAGTTCATCCAACGATAAACCTAATTTGAATTATAGAGCTATGACACAATCAAACCCGaatgaacaaaatgttgaatTGAATCGTACCAGTCTATACTGGGGTTTATTACTCATTTTTGTACTTGCTGTTTTATTTTCCAATTATTTCTTcaattgaaagaaagaaagagaatagtAGGAATTCTCTTATCCCATTCGGAAAGATACCATCCTCATAATTATCCATGACTGTTTTTGTCTCTAGCACGACCATTTGAGAAAATGTGGAGGAAAGTAGGGGAAATGGCCGATACTACTGGAAGGATTCCTCTTTGGCTGGTTGGTACTGTAACTGGTATTCCTGTGATCGGTTTAATAGGTGTTTTCTTTTACGGTTCATATTCTGGGTTGGGTTCATCTCTCTAGTAATCGGATAAACCGGATTGTAGACATGAAAGAGTAAGAAAAGAACTCAACGGGACCTTACCCTCCTTTGTCTAATTAGAGCGATAAGGTCCCGTTGAGTTCTTTTCTTACTCTTATAGGAAGATTATGATCTATTCCATAACATACAAATTGGCCAGtcaacataatcaaaatattatattcgtAGAAATGAAATGACAAAACGGATCCTTTGCTCTGATGTTTCAAACCactctattcttttgtttcttaataATGTTTTTGAAGAATTGAATCTATTGATTGATTCATAGTCTCTGTTCTTCCTTTCCTCCATAATATTAACTcttatgaagaaacaagaaaagagtaatcaatggattttctgaataatacaatattatataGATTTCTACGCATGAGACATCCTGCAAATAATTTCTATACTAAACTACTAATAGAACTTACTCTATAGAACTTACTCTATAAAACTCTATAATATAATTTGTTTGAATAATTTCTCTTGAATAATTTCTCTAAGTTAAAAGTTTAAGTTAATTGAAGAAGTTCTATTTGCTCAATCAATTATTCCCctaatcctttctctctttttgtttgtcCACAACTTCCTATGAATCTAACCAAAAGAGTTCTGGTGGACCCGGAAAAGAAGGAATGGTAATCTTTGacgaacaggagaaaaaatcattattatttcgaTATAAGACGACACAAGAAAAAGGATTTTCCGCCCTTTTCTTGTGTCGAATAGAAGACTCGTAAGACTAGTAATCCCTCCTAAAaggatttctttctttcatttttcccatccttgctctgtattctctttctttgtatGTCTATTGTCTATTACTAAGAATAGGATACAAGTAATGAATTCCAGACATCCCGCAAaacgaaaaaaaagtataaacaaagcaaccaaaaaggtttacagattttttgatcatacataattgtatggatcaaaaaaaattcggcgctttttaccaacttgatgttaaggaatctctgcacctagaaattcatttcgtacaattgaaccttttcaaactgtttctttttaagaaccaaaaaaacttgtgccaaaataacagatgccaagaagaacaaaagacctTGGACCCGTAATGGGTCTTGAAGCACTATTTCTGCATCTCCCTGACCAAAGCCTCCCACATTGGGATTGCTTGTTAATGGTTGATCAAGCTTGATGGATTCACCCTCTGAAACAAGAAGTTCTGGTCCTGGAGGTATAATATCAACCACTTGATGTCCATCCGATGCATCAACTATGGTTATTTCATATCCCCCTTTTTCTTTACGTACTATTCTGCTTACTATACCTGCTGATGTAGCATTATAGACTGTATTGTTACTTTTGCTACCATCAGGATAAATCTGACCCCTTCCTCTGTTCCCACCTACGTATATGGGATATTTTAAGAAGTGAACGTCTTTCTTCGTAGCAGGGTCGGGGGAAAGAATGGGAAAGACGATTTCACTATATTTCTGACCGGGAACAGGACCTATcacaataatatttcttttgttgGGACGATAACTCTGAAAAGACAGATTTCCTATCTTTTCTTTCAACTCAGGAGAAATACGATCAAGGGGGGCTAATTCGAATCCGTCGGGTAAAATGAGAACAGCCCCCACATTCAAAGTCCCCTTTTTACCATTAGCAAGAACTTGTTTCAGTTGCTTATCATAAGGGATTCGAACAACTGCTTCAAATACAGTATCAGGAAGCACAGCTTGCGGAACTTCAATATCCACGGGTTTATTAGCTAAATGGCAATTGGCACATACAATTCGTCCCGTTGCTTCTCGCGGGTTTTCATAACCCTGCTGCGCAAAAATGGGATATGCATTTGAAATAGATGCCCGAGTTATTACATATATCATGATCGATACAGAAATGGATCGAGTCATCTCTTCCTTTacccaagaaaaagtatttttattttgcatGTCCAATCATTGATCCCCGAATTTCTACAATAAATTAGATAGGTAGCTAGTATAGTTCCCTATACACGAGTCTGTCATTGTACTGGAATAATTGTACTGGAATATAGGACGAATACCTTGAACAGATAAAAGTATAAAGAATTAAGTCAAATTGAAAATACTTTCTTTATACACGAAGAAAGATTCTGATTTGATTGATATAATAAGATCAAATGAGTTCTTTATTCATTCATTGAATGATAAATTACTACAAGCGAAGGAGATACACGATTTAAAAAAAGGAAGATCCAATATTTCACAATTGTATCTAGAATAACTGGAAAAGTGGAAACAAGACCAGATATAATTTGATCGTTATGATCCAATCCAAAATCGTTGTAGACCGAACCAATCATTAGTTCCCAACCATGGGTCGAGTGAAATCCGATCCATAAATCAGTaactaaaagaatagaaaaagctTTTATTGTGTCACTTAAGTTATAGAGGAATTCCTGAACCCAAGAATTAAGAATGACGAGTTCTTCATTACTCAGAATAAAATAACCACTTAGAATAGCGAAACAGATTATATTTGTCGAGAAATGCAAAATGATATGGAGATCATATTCATTGTGTGCTTTGACTAATTGTATTGTTTCCTTGTGTATTTCTATATGAAGTTTTTGTATATGCGTTTCCGGGTACTCCTTTATCATTTCGTCCAATAGGAATAGTTCTTCTAATTCTATGAATCTTTCCAGAacgtttttctcttgaatatgattcaaaaaattttcggattgcctggtattccaccaattagtaacccaaggttccagacatttattaaatgagaaagagacccacCAGGGCAAAAATACTATAGATGCGAGATATGGGAGGGAGGCcgatgctttcttttttttcatttttttttttctgtgaattgAATTGTTAATGAACCTGCTTCATTCGTTGACTCTATCTGATCTGATATTTCTTTGAAGCACGAGTTGTATAACAAGGTATTGACCTATGGGTCTATTCCTTTCCTATTATtgtgtaataattttattttttttttgatttagaaggaatatagacatagaataagagttcttttcggatgaaaatgagaaaaaaagaaataaatattattccagatatctcaattgggcaaatttgaaccaattttattttcatttgttcCTTTCGATGAATACTCGAAAACCCACTTGAAGTAACGAATCGAGTTTCGAGACGAAAAAACTCCCCCTGGATCAATTAATTCTTTCGAAATGTTTCACCGTCTAACCAGAAAAGGGTATCAATTCCAAATCTTGGGCCTAAAAAGATGAATTCTGTATTACGAAATACATGTTCGGATAGGTTTGATGAATTTATATCTATACTTATTAGATTAGATTCGTTAGTTAGATTAGACCTTTTTCTAGTATAAAAGAATGAAGAAACTTCAGTTGTATTAAAAGAGGAATTAGCAAGTTCCTTCCCCCAtcttgagaaaatatttattcttcattttattcttcaCTTCAGTTCGTTTCAAAATACTTCAATTGGTACGCGCAAGAAATAGGCCAATTCGGCAGCTTTTTGTTCAATTTCTCGtggagtaaaattctcatcagtaCGAGTCAAGGGAATGGCTCCTTGGCCTCTGATTTCCATATAAAGGACACGACGAGTATAAAGACCCTCTTTAACCTCTATTCTGATTGATTGGATATCTCTCATAAAGAAGCGAAGGAAGATGCGACGATTTATTCCAGGAAATCCCCAGCGAAAAATACACactattccttcttttctatcgaATCGGTCATAACCGCTACCTACATTCCACGAAATTGTGCACCACAAATACGAGCTAATGAATAGACCCGCGATCCCGTAGAAAGACATCACGATCCCTTgtggaaaaaaaatgatttgctgAGATGTAAATACGGGTATCAAATTCCTACCAAGATAACTGGAAGTTCCAACCACTAAGAATCCTAGTGaacctaaaaaaaggatacagGCCCAGCAAAAATTACTCGTTTTTCGAGACCCCGTTATAAGTTCTATCCATATATGTTCTGATCGCCAATTCATACTATACTAGATCCAGTGCATTCGATTGGAATTGAGCGAATAACCCAAATAAATTTGACTTTACCTTTCTTGATCCCGAAGTAACTTTCATCAACTAGCACTATTCTGATGTGAAACATTAGGAGAGTAATTGGTTAGATACATTGACtttctatttaaaatattcacTAATCCATTTTGAACCAGCTATATTCACATATACATGCATTTATGCAGATATCATATATCCGCATAACGATTCTTTCATTTGTGTGTTCGGAAAGAGCCACATATCATACCATATTACACGAGATAAATATCTGTATTATCATCCAGtgttgaaataaattgataagattCGGTCCCATTGGGTCTAGACAATCTTATTTTTTTGGACATGAAGAAATAAGGAAACCATTGCAATTGCCGGAAATACTAGGCCCACTAAAGGCACAAAAATAGAGGGTAAGTTGGGATCTGTCATAGAATAGGTGCCTcaatttaatatttctatctgttttaatatttctatctattagaaagatatcttcttatgatatatctattacttatgatatatctattataagtaatatcaagccattattatattatatcaagccattattatattataaatatattataaaaaattataataaatattatttatttataatatttatttataagtaataagtaatatcaactataattctatatgattagatagaaaatgactagatagaaactatatattctatattctaaaactatatattctatattctaaaatataataaataaaatataataaaatataaaataaaaattatccgaAACCTCTGTCTCTTATTACAAGGAGAACTTATGTCACCAAAGAAAACACCT
Coding sequences:
- the LOC135659136 gene encoding cytochrome f, which produces MQNKNTFSWVKEEMTRSISVSIMIYVITRASISNAYPIFAQQGYENPREATGRIVCANCHLANKPVDIEVPQAVLPDTVFEAVVRIPYDKQLKQVLANGKKGTLNVGAVLILPDGFELAPLDRISPELKEKIGNLSFQSYRPNKRNIIVIGPVPGQKYSEIVFPILSPDPATKKDVHFLKYPIYVGGNRGRGQIYPDGSKSNNTVYNATSAGIVSRIVRKEKGGYEITIVDASDGHQVVDIIPPGPELLVSEGESIKLDQPLTSNPNVGGFGQGDAEIVLQDPLRVQGLLFFLASVILAQVFLVLKKKQFEKVQLYEMNF